TGAGGCAGTAAGAAGAGGTCGTCGGGCAGTTGGCGGATTTGGTTATATTCCAATCGCAACACTTTGAGGTTGTGCAATTGTGAAATTTGGGGCGGCAATTCGGTAAGTTCATTATCGCTCAAATCCAACTCCTCCAAATGTACTAAATCCTCAATCTCAGGCGGCAAATGCCGGATACCCTTATTATCCAACGATAAACAGCGTGCGCCACTATCACAGGCTTGACGGATAGCAACCAGTAGCTCGTATTGGTTCATAGCAATATTTTGTGTAATAAAGTTTACTTCTCTTTATAGTTCAGGCGGTAAAATTAATTGTAATATTATGATGCTGTAAGGCACTTATTGTCTAAATCGTTTATATATATTACAATTATTCATATTGCGAGCTACGCAACACTATCTTTGATAGCGGCAGGCTGTCATTTTAATAAAAAAAACTGTCATTTTGTCGTTTTTCTTATTGTGGTTAGGTTTTTGATAGCAATAGAATATTAGAGACAGATATTTAACAGGAGCAACATATATTTTTTATTATAAAATAACACAAATAATTGCAAGGTTTTTATAAAGTGTTAATTTATTTTAAATAAATCATTATAATTAAAGAATGTATCATTTTATCCCCGATTAGTCGTTATATTTGTACGATAAAATAATACAATATTACGGCTGTTTGATAAAGAATAACTGCAATATTTGTATCTCTATTGTTTCTTGTTTATTTTATTTATTAAGTGTAATTAGGTTTGTTCATTGAATTAAAATTTAGAAAATTATGACAGCAGTAGATTTTAAAACCTCGGTAGTAAATAGTTGTAATAAATTGCGTCCGTTTGCCATCAGTTTGACTAAAAATTCGGAAGATGCGCAGGATTTATTGCAAGAAACAGCATACAGAGCCTTAGTTAATGAAAATTTGTTCAAAGAAAATACAAATTTGAAAGCGTGGTTATTTACCATCATGCGCAATATTTTCATCAATAACTACCGCCGCAAAGTAAAACACAACACCATCATTGATACTTCTGATAATACTTTTTTGTTGGATTCAAAGGCTGATGCCCCCGTTTTGGGTAATGCCGCCGAAGTAAACTTTATGATGGAGGATATTCACAGTAGTATTAATCTACTTTCGGAGGAGTATCGTTTGCCATTTATGATGCACTACGAAGGATTTAAGTATCAGGAAATTGCGGACAAACTCCAAGTGCCGCTCGGCACGGTGAAAAGCCGTATCTTTTTTGCAAGAAAAGAATTAAAAGAAAGACTGAAAATTTACCACAAAGCGGTATAAAGCAACAAAAGCCTCTGCTGACGACACGAAAGCAGAGGCTTTTGTTTTTTTAGTCTGCGGGATTCTGTCGGGCGCGGGCGGCTTGCTCCACGCTCACCGTGCCGCCACCATTATCAAATTCGTTCAAAATATAGGTAATTACCGCCGACAACTCTTCGTTGCTCAGGTCGGGTACGGGCGGCGGCATTGCTTGTTGGTAACTTACGCCATTTACTACAATGGTTTCGTGCATACCGTTGGCAGTGCCGTGTATCGCTTTTTCTAAATTTTTTGCCAAAAAGTCAGATTGCACCAAAGGCGGAAAAGTACCTTCAATGCCGTTGCCGTTTTCTAAATGGCAAATCGCACAGCGTTTATTGTATATTTTTTTGCCCTGCGCCAATACTTGCTGCAAGTCGGTGGTGGCGGTGCTGCTGCTGTCGGTAGCGGCAGGTGTGCTTGGGTGCTTGTCGGAAGTGTGCGGCGGAGTTTCGGAGCAACTTATCCATAACAAACTCCAGCAAAAAATCATTACACTCCCTTTCAAAATAGGCGGAAATTTTATCATCTATCGTTTTGCCGCTTTGTGAAGGCGGGATTTTTTAGCACAAATGTTAATAAAATGTACAAAGCTTGAATTTAGCACTCCACTTTCATAGAAGCACCAAACCTCGCTTTTGCAAAACGGCTGTTATGCACATTACTCTTAAACTTTTTCACTTTTAGATTTAGTTCTTATTCTTCCTTTTATTTCATTCGATTTAGATTTCTTTTTGTTTTTGAAATACTCACTCAGTTTTTGTTCATCTTCTTTAGTCAATGAACCTAAACCGCCAATATAATCTACGTCTAAAAATTCTCTTTTATTCTTCATGATGTCTTTATTTAAAATATTTACCAATTAATTTTAATGCTGATTGAGTTTCAATTATCATAATTCTACCACCGAAATGAAAACGCTCCTAAACTCTTTTTATAATACTCTACTAAGTGAGTTTTCGATAAAAAAGATATATTTCCTTCAAAACCTCTTTGGAACGAAACTTTACATGCAAAAGCGACTAAATTACCAGCAACACCAGCATAAACTTTTTCTTTACCTCTATTGAAAGGTGCATTCTCCACTAAATGCATATAAACGTGGTCTTCTTTAGTTTCAATACTTAATAATCCTTGTATAATGGTAGGATTTCCAACAATAGTTAATTTGAAAATTTCTCTCTCAGGATGTTTAAATTCACTCTTCCAATCAAATAACCAACCTTTATTTTTAGTTACATTTTTTAATTCTTCTTTTAATAAAATTGATACTTCTGTTGCAAAATTATCTCCTGTAATAACATTCTCAATAGAGTTTGTTAGTTTATCTATTTCAAAGTATAGTCCTATGTTTTTAATTCTACCCATTCAGCCAATTTACATCTTTTTTTGTAATAGTATTGTGCCTATCAATAACTTTTATTTCTTTAATCCGACAAAAAAAAATCAGACGGTGCGCGACAGATTCCGGCGATTTGATTTTTTTATCATTATCAGCAGCAAAATTAATACCACGCCCACACCGCAAGCTATTTTGTAAATATAATCTCCAAAACGCACATAAAAAGTAAGAGCTTCGTTGGCATAGAGCGTGTCTTTGATTACTTTTTCTTCGTCGTAGTTGGTGGCTTGGCGTATGATGCCGCGCTGGTCAATAAAACA
This is a stretch of genomic DNA from Sphingobacteriales bacterium. It encodes these proteins:
- a CDS encoding RNA polymerase sigma factor yields the protein MTAVDFKTSVVNSCNKLRPFAISLTKNSEDAQDLLQETAYRALVNENLFKENTNLKAWLFTIMRNIFINNYRRKVKHNTIIDTSDNTFLLDSKADAPVLGNAAEVNFMMEDIHSSINLLSEEYRLPFMMHYEGFKYQEIADKLQVPLGTVKSRIFFARKELKERLKIYHKAV
- a CDS encoding cytochrome c, with product MIKFPPILKGSVMIFCWSLLWISCSETPPHTSDKHPSTPAATDSSSTATTDLQQVLAQGKKIYNKRCAICHLENGNGIEGTFPPLVQSDFLAKNLEKAIHGTANGMHETIVVNGVSYQQAMPPPVPDLSNEELSAVITYILNEFDNGGGTVSVEQAARARQNPAD